Genomic segment of Paenibacillus sp. FSL R5-0912:
AGCATCAAATACAGCTGTAATCTTCATCGTATCCTTCAAGTAGGCATTGTAATTCGACAAGGCGTGGCCGAGATTACCTGCACCTACAAGAGCTACATTAATCTGCTGGTCCAGCTTCAGAATATGCCGGATCTTCTCAATCAGATAAGAGACATCATAACCAATGCCCTTTCTGCCAAAATCACCAAAATAAGCCAGGTCCTTGCGGATCTGGGCGGGGTTGAGATCAAGCTTCTGTCCCAGCTCCTGAGAAGAAACTGTTGAGATTTCACGTTTTTGGAGATCGTTCAGGAAACGCAGGTACACTGGGAGTCTGCGAACGACGGCCTCCGATATTTTATCCGATTTCATGTTTTCTCCTCCTAAAAGTTTTGATAGCATATACTTCTTGAATGACTTCGCAAAACTTGCTTCGTAAGCATACGCTTGTTTTG
This window contains:
- a CDS encoding redox-sensing transcriptional repressor Rex; this encodes MKSDKISEAVVRRLPVYLRFLNDLQKREISTVSSQELGQKLDLNPAQIRKDLAYFGDFGRKGIGYDVSYLIEKIRHILKLDQQINVALVGAGNLGHALSNYNAYLKDTMKITAVFDAYEPKVGQQINSLTVQPMSELGDTIRAQGIRIGIITVPDSEAQNVADILVDSGIEAILNFAPVILKTPSNIRIHAADFTTDLQSLAYYLHDGKDEAEDEQQ